DNA from Candidatus Hydrogenedentota bacterium:
TCCTGCGCGACTGCAATCGGCGCCACCAAAGCCAACACCACACTCAAAAGCGGAACACGTTTCATCGGAATCACCCCCTATGCTCATCAACCGATTCTTGTGGCAACGGCGGCGGACTGCCCTTTGCGGACGTCGCCTTGATAAACGCTTCTTCGAGGCTGGTTTCTCCCTCACTCGTGCGGAACCGTTCACGGGCTTCATCCAGCGCGCCGAGAAACAGACACTCTCCTTCATGAAGGATAAGCAGGTGCGTACACAAATCTTCGACAATGTCTAGCAAATGCGAACTCAGCACGATTGCCGCGCCCTTTGCCGCCTCCTCACGAATGCTCTGCTTTGTCGTACGAATGCCAAGCGGGTCGATTCCCGTCATGGGTTCGTCGAGCAGAATGACCTTCGGATCGTGCAGGTAAGCGCAGCACAAGGCCATCTTCTGCCGCATACCACGCGAGAGTTCGCCTCCCATCTTGTCGCGATGTTCGGTAAGCTCGAAGCGTTCCAACAACGCATTCGCCTTTGCCGTGTAATCCTTGACCCCATACGCGCTCGCCGTGTACCGCATGTGCTCCCACACCGTCAGTACATCGAACGCTTTCGGATCGTCAGGCACGTAGGCAATCCGTAGCTTCGCCTCAACGGGATTCTCGCGAACATCGTAGCCATCGATAGCGATGCGCCCGTGCGACGGTGGAATCACGCCGCAAATCGCGCGCAACGTCGTGGTCTTCCCAGCCCCGTTCGGGCCGACCATGCCAAGTATCTGTCCGGGTTCAACCCCAAAGCTCAAGCCCGCGACAGCGATCTTGCCGTCATATGCCTTGTGAAAATCGTGAACCTGAATCATGCAGGAGCGCCCCTTCCCTGCCGTTTCAATCCCCCTTTTGCCGGAGACTTTGGCATAACGAGTGTAGTCATACGCGGCACGAGAAATCTAATCCCCGAGCCGAACTTTGTCCTGAAACGATGTCACGTGTACCGCCTGTTTGAGGTACGCATCCCCACCCCCCTATAATAGGAGCCACTGCTTGGGGAATCCTGGACGCGCGCCCGACGTTTCTATGCGCGGCGACGGATTTCCCTAGGATTTGGCTGTCCCAGGCAGGCCCTTCGGCTGAGCCCGCATCCGCGGACCCTCGAAGTTGCCCCGTTTCCCAACGTCGCCCGAACATTGATGTGGAGGATTAGCATGCGATTCAAGACCTTGGCGATTCATGCCGGACAAGGCCCCGACCCCGCGTTTGGCGCGGTCATGACGCCCATCTACCAGACCTCGACGTTTGCCTTCAAAGGCGTCAACCAACCCGGCCCTTTCGACTACTCGCGCAGCGGCAACCCCACGCGCAAGGCCCTCGAAAACTGCGTTGCCGCCCTTGAAGGCGGCACCCACGGGTTCGCCTTCGGCACCGGCATGGCCGCCGAAGCCACTGTCCTCGCCATGCTTGATTCCGGCGCGCATATCATCGTCCACGACGACCTTTACGGCGGCACCTACCGTTTGCTCACGTCCGTGGTGGCTCCAAAGGGCGTCGCGATCGATTTCGTGAACTTGCGCGATATCGACGCCATCCGGAAGGCCATTCGTCCCAACACGAAGATGATCTGGATCGAAACGCCCACAAACCCGCTCATGAACCTCATCGATCTAGAAGCGGTCGCGAACGTAGCGAAAGAGAAGGGCGTCGTCACCGTGTGCGACAACACGTTCCTCTCGCCGTATTTTCAGCGTCCGCTCGACTTCGGCGTGGATGTGGTGCTGCACTCGACGACTAAGTACATGAACGGCCACTCCGACGTGGTCGGCGGCGCGGTCATCGTGAAGGATCAGGCGCTCGGCGAGAAGATCGGCTTCCTGCAGAATGCGCTCGGCTCCTGCGCCGGTCCCCAAGATTGCTTCCTCGTCTTGCGCGGACTCAAGACACTCGCCATTCGCATGGAAGAACACAACAAGAATGCGCTGGGCATCGCGCGCTGGCTGGAGAAACATCCCAAGGTCGAACGCGTCCTGCATCCCGGCCTCGAAAGCCACCCGCAGCACGCCCTGGCGAAGAAACAGATGACCGGCTTCGGCGGAACATTCAGCTTCTGCGTGAAGGGTGGCCAGGAAGAGGCGTTCCGATTGCTGAGCGGTGTCGAACTGCTTACGCTCGCGGAATCGCTCGGCGGCGTCGAATCGCTCATTGAGCACCCGTGGAGCATGACCCACGTCTCCATGCCCGAAGAGTTCCGCGCCAAGATGGGCATCACCCAGAACCTGATCCGCATCTCCGTCGGCATCGAAGACCTCGACGACCTCATCGCCGACCTCGATCAGGCTTTCAAGAAGGTCTGACGCTGCACAAAACTAGCGCGAGGGGATTTGCCTCACGGGCAGATCCCCTCGCAAATTTCCAATCAAACCTCACGGTGCTTTGTCGGTCCTAGGCTTAAGACCATATACGACCCTTCCGCTCAATCCTCTCACGCCGTAAACCGAAGGCTTATTGCGACATCCATGAAGATAATAAGCGCCAGCAAGATCCGGATACGGCGCAGATCGACGGAAGGCAGCTTATGTGCGAATACCGGCAGCATCAGGGTTATCACAAAGCACAAAACCCTCTCCCTTAGTGGCAAGCTCTCTGTCACATTCGCATGGCGCGTCCTAAGCAGAAGCAGCCAGGAGAGATACCCAACAATAGAGACATAATGAATAAGCGCCATGGCAACTTGCCGGATGCCCCGAGTTGCCTCCATTTCCCGTAACAAAAGTGAGCAAATAAGCCACGCAAGTATAAGAAAAGGAACCACAAGCCACGGACGCCGCTCGATTCCACTCGGTTTCGTCCCGCTACTCGACAGCTGCCCTGACTCCGCGCTCATATTCCCCCTTTTAGCCTTGACGGCCACTATACTATGATACTAAATTAAGAGCGCTGGACTGTCAAGGTACAATGAATTGATGACTTGGCTGCTGAGTACTGTGTGCTTTCCTTGGTCGCTGACCTTATCCCTTCAGCTTCGCCAACACCCTCGCCAAGTTCTCGCCCAATCCCCGGATCTGCGCCTGCTTCTTCTCGTCCTTCAGGGAACCATCAGCATTGAAAGCGTCCCCCGCACCTGGAATGGAAACCTGCTCCGGCAGCACGATCATCTGGATATTGCTCAATAGCGACCGCACGGTCACCAATCCACGCAACCCACCCAATGCACCCGGCGACGCACTCATCAGGCTGACGACCTTCCCCGCGAAACATTCCAGCGGCTTCTCATTGCCTTCTCGGCGCGACGCCCAGTCTATCGTGTTCTTGAGCACCGCCGTGATGGAGCTGTTGTACTCCGGGCACGACAACAACCAGCCATCGTGCGCAAGCATGATGTCTTTGATCGCCCTGCCATTCGCGGGCATTCCCTCGGCAGCTTCGAGGTCTTCGTCAAAAACAGGCAACGGAAAATCCCGCAAATCGATATAGGTCACCTGAGCCCCCGCCGCCTCCGCCCCAGCAATGGCAATCTTCACGAGTCTCTTATTGAAGGACTCCTTCCGCAGGCTTCCCGCAAACGCCAGAATCTTCGGTGTATACGCCATATCGCGCTCCTTCCGTAGCAAGTCGATTCACAACCGCGCCATAAATGAGACGGGGACCGTCCCCGTGTGTCAGGAACGATCCCCCAGTTCTCTTTGCATCATGAACACACGGCGACACCCGTGTATTCACGGATTCGGCTATTTCTTGTCAGCCACTTTGCCCCAAACCCGGACGCTGTCAATATTGCCCACATCGTCAAACGATCCAAACCCTATCCCACCCGAAGCGAACGTTTTGTCGGTCGCCTTCATGATCGGCTTGGTCATGTCGTCGAAATAGACGAGAATCGTTCCCACCTGCGTGTCCCGCTCTATGCGGACCGTATGGTACGCGTCCGTCCACGCCGTACCACCCGTGCGCTCCTGCGCGATGGACACCCGAGGCGTGCCGTTT
Protein-coding regions in this window:
- a CDS encoding cystathionine gamma-synthase encodes the protein MRFKTLAIHAGQGPDPAFGAVMTPIYQTSTFAFKGVNQPGPFDYSRSGNPTRKALENCVAALEGGTHGFAFGTGMAAEATVLAMLDSGAHIIVHDDLYGGTYRLLTSVVAPKGVAIDFVNLRDIDAIRKAIRPNTKMIWIETPTNPLMNLIDLEAVANVAKEKGVVTVCDNTFLSPYFQRPLDFGVDVVLHSTTKYMNGHSDVVGGAVIVKDQALGEKIGFLQNALGSCAGPQDCFLVLRGLKTLAIRMEEHNKNALGIARWLEKHPKVERVLHPGLESHPQHALAKKQMTGFGGTFSFCVKGGQEEAFRLLSGVELLTLAESLGGVESLIEHPWSMTHVSMPEEFRAKMGITQNLIRISVGIEDLDDLIADLDQAFKKV
- a CDS encoding NAD(P)H-dependent oxidoreductase, translated to MAYTPKILAFAGSLRKESFNKRLVKIAIAGAEAAGAQVTYIDLRDFPLPVFDEDLEAAEGMPANGRAIKDIMLAHDGWLLSCPEYNSSITAVLKNTIDWASRREGNEKPLECFAGKVVSLMSASPGALGGLRGLVTVRSLLSNIQMIVLPEQVSIPGAGDAFNADGSLKDEKKQAQIRGLGENLARVLAKLKG
- a CDS encoding ABC transporter ATP-binding protein, which gives rise to MIQVHDFHKAYDGKIAVAGLSFGVEPGQILGMVGPNGAGKTTTLRAICGVIPPSHGRIAIDGYDVRENPVEAKLRIAYVPDDPKAFDVLTVWEHMRYTASAYGVKDYTAKANALLERFELTEHRDKMGGELSRGMRQKMALCCAYLHDPKVILLDEPMTGIDPLGIRTTKQSIREEAAKGAAIVLSSHLLDIVEDLCTHLLILHEGECLFLGALDEARERFRTSEGETSLEEAFIKATSAKGSPPPLPQESVDEHRG